Genomic DNA from Providencia sp. PROV188:
CTTTGCGGACCTGATTTTTGAATATCTACTTCTGTACGACCTAATACAGGAAATAAAAATGTATTCTTTGCCGTCAACAAATGTGATCGATTAAGTTTGGTCCCAATATGAACAGCCATATCAAGTTTTTTCATTCCGCTGTAGCATGCATCTTTATCTGGCATAGCAACTGCAAGGTTTCCCCCCATACAAATCAATGCGTTTACTTTGCCTTCAGAGATTGCTTGCATGCTAGCCACGGCTGCATGACCAAAAGCGATAGGAGGCTTAAAACCAAAGCGTTGCTCAATTTTGTCGATAAAAGATTGGCTTGGTTTTTCGGTTATTCCAACAGTACGATCGCCTTGCACATTAGAATGCCCTCTCAATGGGCAAATTCCCGCACCATCTCGACCAATATTACCTTTCAATAATAAAAGATTGATTAGTTGCTGAATATTTTGAGTACCATGCTGGTGCTGCGTAATTCCCATGCCATAACAGATAATGGTATTTTTTGCCTCGATATAAAGTTGAGCAATTTGTTCTATTTCATCACGAGTCATGCCACTCACCGATAAAAGATCATCCCAAGAAGTAGTGAGCACATCTTGCTTAAGGTTATCAAAACCAACGGTATGAGTGCTTATAAATTCACTATCTAATATAGGCGCTTGACCTCTTGCTATAGCCGCATCGTGGTACTCAATAATAATGCGAATGACACCTTTAATTAATGCAGTATCTCCACCGATTCTAACTTTATAGTAATATCCTGCGAGAGGCGTGGACTCTAGCGTCAACATTTCAATTGGATCTTGCGGATAAGCAAATCGTTCTAATCCTCTTTCTTTTAAAGGGTTAATTGCGATAATTTTGGCACCTCGTTTTGATACTTCACGAAGTGAGCTGAGCATTCGAGGATGATTAGTTCCTGGATTATGTCCAATACAAATTACTAAATCAGCCTTGTCAAAATCATCAAGTAATACCGTACCTTTACCCACACCTATTGAGGCTGCGAGACCGACACTTGTCGGCTCATGGCACATATTTGAACAATCCGGAAAATTGTTAGTTCCATACTCTCTGGCAAAAAGCTGATATAAAAACGCAGCTTCATTTGAAGTTCGACCTGAAGTATAAAATTCAACCGAATTAGGATCTGAGTAATTTGATAACCGCTGACCTATTTGAGCAAAAGCATCGTTCCATTCAATTTTTTCATAGCGATCTGTTTGCTCATTATATTTCATTGGATGAGTTAGACGACCTTCATTTTCCAAGTCATAGTCATCCCACGTTAACAATTCACTAACGGTATGTTTCGCAAAGAACTCAAGTGTTGCTCTCTTTGCTGTGGCTTCCCATGCCATCGCTTTTGCACCATTTTCACAGACATCAAACGATGCACTATGTTTAGGGTCAGGCCATGCACAACCGGGGCAGTCAAAACCTTGAGGCTTATTCATTTCAAACATAGTAATAATATCGGGTACAATATCCATCTGCTCGCGTATAGCTTCAGCGACAGCTTTAACTGCTCCCCAGCCTGCCGCAGGTCCAGTGTAATTTTCGATTTTTTCTTTCATTTTCATTACTCTTTTAAATTTAAATGTAACAAGAAATAAACGTTATTTTATTACAGTGTAATTATGATTAATGTGGAGTGACGAATACCGACTTATCTTTTTTTGAATATAATTCAAAAATAAAATGTTATTTCATAGATAACATATCAAATAGGATTATTAATAATAAGGAATTATCTTCCATTAATAACTTTTATTTTATTGGCTATAGATTAAAACTCTAATGAATTAAAAAAACATAACATTATCAAATGAATACGGGATTTTATATACATAATTTTGCTCTATTTTAAACAAAAATGACGTTTTTCAATATAATATAATTCAATTAATGAAGTGTTAAATAACAAAATTAACAGTTAAATATTATATGGTTTAGTTTGAGCAGAAAGCACCATATTCATCACCTAACAAGGATATCAACATCCAAAACCCACAACTATTTTAGGTATTAATGATGAATTACCTTATAGTTGAATAGGTAGACGTTAATTGAACGAAGAAAGGCTAAAATCAGCTGATTCAATGAATTTCAGGCATAAAAAAAGACATCCTGTGATGTCTATTGATATACGCTTGCTTGAGAATGGCCCCTACAGGATTCAATATAAAGCCATACCATATTGATTATAAAGACCTTAAATTCATTCAATTTCGCATCATGCCCCCAATTATGCCCCCTTTTTATTTTGTGACTCAAAAATTAAGAGGTTTAGATATCGATTTTATTTGAATGATATTATTGCAAAAATATCATCAATCGTTAGTTATGTTGCAAAATTTGGCATACAAACAAGTTTATAGGCATTGAACCATTAGAAGTAAAATTAGAATATTTAAGCGAGCAAAGCGAAACAAATACAAAGAAATATGATTTAATCTATCTGAGGTGGGTTTTCTTCAAGTTTTTGGAGATCTCCTTCTTGATCTTTTCTCAATGCTGTCATTGAAGCCTTTGATAATAAAATATCATCTTGCATAGCAATCAGTAACTCATTTTCTAGCATTTCTTTAACTCTCGGAGGAAGGTTTTTATCCTTTAATCTATTTTTAATTCTTTTAATCGTTTTGTCACTTTCTGACAAAATCCCTCTTTGTGACGCCCCAACCTTTTTGATCAACCACAATTTTCTTATTCCATAAGATAAAGACAGAGCAAAAACAGGGAGTGAAGCAAACGCAAGAGGCTTAAGTGAAGAAAAATCTATACCGTAAATTATAAAACTCCATTCAGCCAAAAACACCGAAGCCGCACCAGATATGAGAGTTGCAGATAAATTGGGTAACGTTTTCTCCATTTTTGAAGTGGCGTTATCAATGGAATCAGAGGAGCTAGTCACCATTATTAGCGCTCTTACTTCTTACAGCCTTAGCTGCTTTTTCATATAATTCTTTTTGTGTTTTACCAGTAATAACGAATCGCTCTATTTCACCATTAGAGCTTTCAAATTCAACTAACACTTCTTTCTTAGGTAAAAGCTGGTACGCGATCCAATCAAATGAAACTCTAAATATTAGATAAGACAAGGGAAGACAGCCAAAAAATAACAGCCAAATAGCAAGTGATTGCATTTTCTCCTCCCTTATTTCACCTAAATTAACTTAGTTATAGACCTTTTCTATAACATATGATTTTTCGCCGGTATTTAATTCTTCCAGTATTTTCAGCTTGACTAAGTAAGTAGAGCTAAAAACTAAGGACTCAATACCTTTGATCATTCTAGTATAAAACTCATCATCATTCATAGTAATAGTTACTGCAGAGCCATCATATTCTGCCCTCCAGTTGGTATTCTTGTCTCGATGAACGGTAAGAAATGTAATGGCAGCGTCATCGATAACTAATTCATTTATCAATGGATCTATTACTTTACTTCTATTGTTAAATTTAAATGCCGAGCTATCTTCTTTGGTATACTCAATGATGCTATTCCCTTCATTATCATTTATTTTTATCAAGTCATAACCATCATGCTGGAGTGGTGTATAAATCACTTTATCTAAACTTTTTCTAATTGTTTTGCTAGTGAGTAACTTACCGAAAAATGATGGAGTTATAATTGATTCGTCATCATCAAGGATGATCTTACAATCCCCTTCTTGAGTAAATGACATTCTTCTTATTGGTCTGTTATTGATTTCTTTGACATAATTTATCAAGGTATCCTTCAAGGCTATGCCTGAAGTTACTGTTAAGCCAATCACTGCTAATACATCTAAGTATTCTGATGGATGCTGAATTACGTCTAATATATATTCAAATGACCCCTCTTGAAATGGCTTAACCTTCACGTCAATTTTATCATTAGTCCCATTAATTATTAGGTTAACCTCACTTATTAATAATTGGAGACCTGTTAATGATTCAGCTAGAACACCAAGATCAATTCTATGGTCTACTAATGCTTCTCCATCGTACTTAATAGTTAGTAATTCACTTCTCTCATCCATTACTCCTC
This window encodes:
- a CDS encoding FdhF/YdeP family oxidoreductase — translated: MKEKIENYTGPAAGWGAVKAVAEAIREQMDIVPDIITMFEMNKPQGFDCPGCAWPDPKHSASFDVCENGAKAMAWEATAKRATLEFFAKHTVSELLTWDDYDLENEGRLTHPMKYNEQTDRYEKIEWNDAFAQIGQRLSNYSDPNSVEFYTSGRTSNEAAFLYQLFAREYGTNNFPDCSNMCHEPTSVGLAASIGVGKGTVLLDDFDKADLVICIGHNPGTNHPRMLSSLREVSKRGAKIIAINPLKERGLERFAYPQDPIEMLTLESTPLAGYYYKVRIGGDTALIKGVIRIIIEYHDAAIARGQAPILDSEFISTHTVGFDNLKQDVLTTSWDDLLSVSGMTRDEIEQIAQLYIEAKNTIICYGMGITQHQHGTQNIQQLINLLLLKGNIGRDGAGICPLRGHSNVQGDRTVGITEKPSQSFIDKIEQRFGFKPPIAFGHAAVASMQAISEGKVNALICMGGNLAVAMPDKDACYSGMKKLDMAVHIGTKLNRSHLLTAKNTFLFPVLGRTEVDIQKSGPQSITVEDSMSMVHASHGKLKPASPYLKSECAIVAGLAKATIPNSKVEWDDFIDDYDKIRDAMEAVLPGFEDYNKRIRIPGGFHLTNAAAQRKWLTQSGKANFITTEGVIEDPESATHSELVLATIRSHDQYNTTIYGMNDRYRGVFGQRDVIFISEAQAKKQKLSAGDRVNVIALDNRQNRTKRRLDNLKVVIYDMADRCVATYFPEANNLIALDNFDPQCGIPAYKNIPVILEKVSAVS